In Sphingomonas sp. LR60, the following are encoded in one genomic region:
- a CDS encoding IS6 family transposase, with protein MSRLRKPASPFRYFNSSPEVIRLVVLMYVRFPLSLRNVEDLLFERGIDICHETVRLWWNRFGPLFAGDIRRQRVSRMRGFRHWRWHLDELYVKLNGEMVYLWRAVDHEGEVLESYVTRTRDKAAALAFMKKALKRHGSPEAITTDGLRSYRAAMNELGNAEKQQTARWANNRVENSHLPFRRRERAMQRFRQMKTLQKFASVHANVHNHFSLERHLIDRQTYRERRSAALAEWQALVS; from the coding sequence ATGTCCCGCCTGCGCAAGCCTGCCTCGCCCTTCCGGTATTTCAACTCCTCACCCGAGGTGATCCGGCTGGTGGTCCTGATGTACGTGCGGTTCCCGCTGAGCCTGCGTAACGTCGAGGATTTGCTGTTCGAGCGCGGAATAGACATTTGCCATGAGACGGTGCGGCTGTGGTGGAACAGGTTCGGGCCGCTGTTTGCGGGTGACATTCGCCGGCAACGGGTGAGCCGGATGCGCGGCTTTCGTCACTGGCGCTGGCACCTGGACGAGTTGTACGTGAAGCTGAACGGCGAGATGGTCTACCTGTGGCGCGCCGTCGATCACGAGGGTGAGGTGCTGGAAAGCTACGTTACCCGGACCCGCGACAAGGCAGCCGCACTCGCGTTCATGAAAAAGGCGTTGAAGCGGCATGGTTCGCCCGAGGCGATCACCACCGATGGCCTGCGCAGCTACCGCGCAGCGATGAACGAGCTTGGCAACGCCGAGAAGCAGCAGACCGCTCGCTGGGCGAACAACCGGGTGGAAAACAGCCACCTGCCGTTCCGACGACGAGAGCGGGCAATGCAGCGGTTCCGGCAGATGAAGACGCTGCAGAAGTTCGCTTCCGTCCACGCCAACGTCCACAACCACTTCAGCTTGGAGCGCCACCTCATCGATCGACAGACCTATCGGGAACGACGCTCCGCCGCGCTGGCGGAGTGGCAGGCGCTCGTCAGCTAA
- a CDS encoding peroxiredoxin yields the protein MSLKLGDVVPDFTQDSTIGPFRFYEWAGANWVVLFSHPKDFTPVCTTELGTVAGLKAEFDRRGVKVAGLSVDPLDSHARWADDIAESQGHALNFPLIADSDRSVSLALDLIHPGASDTTTVRTVLVVDPAKKLRLTLTYPASTGRNFAEILRVIDSLQLTDRHKVATPADWQQGDDVIIVPSVDDEAARALFPDGWQAPLPYLRTVRQPA from the coding sequence ATGTCTCTCAAGCTTGGCGACGTCGTTCCCGATTTCACGCAGGATTCCACCATCGGTCCGTTCCGCTTTTACGAATGGGCAGGTGCGAACTGGGTGGTGCTGTTCTCGCATCCCAAGGATTTCACCCCGGTCTGCACGACCGAGCTCGGCACGGTCGCCGGGCTCAAGGCGGAGTTCGATCGCCGCGGGGTGAAAGTGGCGGGTCTGTCGGTCGATCCGCTCGACAGCCACGCCCGCTGGGCCGATGACATCGCGGAAAGCCAGGGTCATGCGCTGAACTTCCCGCTGATCGCGGACAGCGACCGTTCCGTGTCGCTGGCCTTGGACCTGATCCATCCCGGCGCATCGGACACCACCACCGTGCGAACGGTTCTCGTCGTCGATCCCGCGAAGAAGCTCCGCCTCACCCTGACCTATCCGGCCTCGACCGGGCGCAACTTCGCCGAGATCCTGCGCGTCATCGACAGTCTGCAACTGACCGACCGGCACAAGGTGGCGACACCGGCGGACTGGCAGCAGGGCGACGACGTCATCATCGTCCCCTCGGTCGACGACGAGGCGGCCCGTGCGCTCTTCCCCGACGGCTGGCAGGCGCCGCTCCCGTATCTGCGCACCGTCAGGCAGCCGGCGTGA
- a CDS encoding fatty acid desaturase, translated as MSSTPRAVEWPTVALAVVIYGGWLALTAFHAVLPLPVVVIVGAWLVAWHGSLQHETIHGHPTHSAAVNAAIGAVPLALWLPYGIYRDSHIAHHRSPHITDPRHDPESRYVAPGRARRWVAVIQSTLAGRLLFGPALAIVSLAATESRRLRSRPVAVLRDWAPHLAGVAVVVAWLEVTGLGAVRYVALIVYPALSLTLLRSFAEHRADIPGPSRAATVERGGLLGLLYLNNHLHTAHHDRPDLAWYRLPAHQRRHQARLVAQAGGVHRSYGAIVRRYAWRRHDVLVHPDLGAPR; from the coding sequence GTGAGTAGCACGCCACGCGCGGTCGAATGGCCGACCGTGGCGCTGGCCGTCGTCATCTACGGCGGCTGGCTGGCACTGACGGCCTTTCATGCCGTTCTCCCGCTTCCGGTGGTAGTCATCGTCGGTGCGTGGCTGGTGGCATGGCACGGCTCGCTCCAGCACGAAACGATCCACGGCCATCCGACTCATTCGGCGGCCGTCAATGCCGCAATCGGCGCGGTGCCGCTGGCGCTCTGGCTGCCCTATGGCATCTATCGCGACAGCCACATCGCGCACCACCGCAGCCCGCACATCACCGATCCCCGCCACGATCCCGAGTCCCGCTACGTCGCCCCCGGGCGCGCGCGGCGATGGGTTGCCGTGATCCAGTCGACGCTGGCGGGACGATTGCTGTTCGGACCGGCACTGGCGATCGTGTCGCTGGCCGCGACGGAATCGCGTCGGTTGCGCAGCCGACCGGTCGCCGTTCTCCGCGACTGGGCGCCGCACCTCGCCGGCGTCGCGGTGGTGGTCGCATGGCTCGAAGTGACCGGCCTTGGCGCGGTCCGCTATGTCGCGCTGATCGTCTATCCGGCGTTGTCGCTCACGTTGCTGCGCTCCTTTGCGGAGCACCGCGCCGACATCCCCGGGCCGAGCCGCGCCGCCACCGTGGAGCGTGGCGGGCTGCTCGGGCTGCTGTACCTCAACAACCACCTCCATACCGCGCATCACGACCGCCCCGATCTCGCCTGGTATCGCTTGCCCGCACATCAGCGGCGGCACCAGGCGCGATTGGTGGCGCAGGCCGGCGGGGTGCACCGCAGCTATGGTGCGATCGTGCGCCGCTACGCATGGCGCCGCCACGACGTGCTGGTCCACCCCGATCTGGGGGCGCCGCGGTGA
- a CDS encoding PhnD/SsuA/transferrin family substrate-binding protein, which produces MIASLGMYDHPAQGWANDAIWSAIAARLRARGIAAPVALDRTRSVEDSWHAPDLLLAQCCGYPLVADTSLDLRVVAVPHYDVPGCAPGRHVSYLLVRDVDDAKDLAAFRGRIAAINAPLSNTGANLFRDMLADVADAAPFFAAVVTTGSHRQSAFAIRAGAADIAAIDAVTYAALGRYEPEALTGLRTVAVTRSSPTLPFVTARATPMETVAALQAILSDVVRDPQLAAARAALFLSDIVPSGGHRYAALLGLARDAASRGYPELR; this is translated from the coding sequence GTGATCGCGTCGCTCGGAATGTACGATCATCCGGCGCAAGGCTGGGCCAACGATGCGATCTGGTCCGCGATCGCGGCCCGCCTGCGCGCACGCGGCATCGCCGCGCCCGTCGCCCTCGATCGGACACGATCGGTCGAGGATAGCTGGCACGCGCCCGACCTGCTGCTGGCACAATGCTGCGGTTATCCGCTGGTCGCCGACACCAGCCTGGACCTTCGCGTGGTGGCAGTCCCGCATTACGACGTGCCCGGTTGCGCACCCGGTCGCCACGTCAGCTACCTCTTGGTGCGCGACGTGGACGATGCCAAAGATCTCGCGGCGTTCCGCGGCCGGATCGCCGCGATCAACGCGCCGCTGTCGAACACCGGCGCGAACCTGTTTCGCGACATGCTCGCGGACGTGGCGGATGCCGCACCGTTCTTCGCGGCGGTTGTGACCACCGGCTCACACCGGCAAAGTGCGTTTGCAATCCGCGCCGGTGCCGCCGATATCGCCGCGATCGACGCGGTCACCTATGCCGCACTGGGGCGCTACGAACCGGAGGCGCTTACCGGACTACGAACGGTCGCGGTCACGCGCTCCTCCCCGACGCTACCTTTCGTGACGGCGCGCGCCACGCCGATGGAGACGGTCGCGGCGCTCCAGGCGATACTGTCGGACGTAGTAAGAGATCCGCAATTGGCGGCGGCGCGCGCCGCTCTGTTCCTGTCCGACATCGTACCCTCCGGCGGACACCGCTATGCTGCGCTCCTAGGTTTGGCGCGTGACGCGGCATCACGCGGCTATCCCGAACTGCGATGA